The following proteins are encoded in a genomic region of Magnolia sinica isolate HGM2019 chromosome 1, MsV1, whole genome shotgun sequence:
- the LOC131255816 gene encoding pentatricopeptide repeat-containing protein At3g54980, mitochondrial-like — protein MVKNDVFPSIMSRNILLAALVRLNMIPEARELYMVIRDRGMDCDCFTLNVIMHACLKEGKPEEAEEYFVEARSQGSELDAVTYSTAIQAVCKKPNSKGACELLKKMRELGWVPSEAVYMSVIDVCMKQGNMEEALRLKDEMIRSGISEFGGRNESDEGHLQ, from the coding sequence ATGGTGAAGAACGACGTCTTCCCCAGCATTATGTCTAGAAACATCCTCTTGGCTGCACTGGTGCGATTGAATATGATTCCAGAAGCTCGGGAGTTGTATATGGTAATACGGGATAGAGGGATGGATTGCGATTGTTTTACTCTCAATGTGATTATGCATGCTTGTTTGAAAGAAGGGAAACCTGAGGAAGCCGAGGAATATTTCGTAGAAGCAAGGTCTCAGGGATCTGAACTCGATGCTGTTACATATAGTACTGCAATTCAGGCAGTTTGCAAGAAACCCAATTCAAAAGGAGCTTGTGAATTGCTGAAAAAGATGAGAGAATTGGGTTGGGTTCCATCTGAGGCTGTATACATGAGTGTAATTGATGTTTGTATGAAGCAGGGGAATATGGAAGAGGCGTTGAGATTAAAGGATGAGATGATCAGAAGTGGCATCTCTGAATTTGGTGGTCGTAACGAGTCTGATGAAGGGCATTTACAGTGA
- the LOC131248763 gene encoding pentatricopeptide repeat-containing protein At3g54980, mitochondrial-like, translating to MKSSSQSGFSEKPISETGFPETPITDTEFPENPMSETAIPETPTSEIVFPGEIHRPPDPVLTQDHVIEVLLNNRHDPKSALRYFHWAEQQRGFIPCVDSLCTMLQILLQSGKINCVCWLLKRKLSGSSSPSPTVLIDRLMEVSRRCISKTPYIFQVILNSYVWNERIEEAIESFNAMVKNDVFPSIMSRNILLAALVRLNMIPEARELYTVIRDRGMDCNCFTLNVIMHACLKEGKPEEAEEYFLEARSQGSELDAVTYSTAIQAVCKKPNSKGACELLKKMRELGWVPSEGIYMRVIDVCMKQGNMEEALRLKDEMIRSGISEFGGHNESDEGHLHQYAEEVCKEGFIPIYMTYNGIIDSFIKEGTMNSALSMYHQVSESGVSLNVVTFMSFINGSIDLALKIRNEIGKQGSLDVVVYNALMDGFCKKGNMDSAHKLFVELVEVGLALRDCWV from the exons GAAACAGGATTTCCAGAAACCCCCATTACAGATACAGAATTTCCAGAGAATCCCATGTCAGAAACTGCAATTCCAGAAACACCCACATCGGAAATTGTATTTCCAGGAGAAATTCATCGTCCCCCAGACCCTGTTCTCACTCAAGATCATGTCATAGAGGTTCTTCTCAACAATCGCCACGATCCCAAATCCGCACTGAGATACTTCCACTGGGCTGAGCAGCAGCGAGGATTCATCCCATGCGTCGATTCCCTGTGCACAATGCTCCAGATCCTGCTACAGTCGGGGAAAATCAACTGTGTTTGTTGGCTTCTGAAACGAAAGCTTTCAGGCAGCTCTAGTCCCAGTCCAACTGTCCTCATCGACCGCCTGATGGAGGTCTCGAGAAGGTGCATTTCCAAAACTCCCTATATATTCCAAGTAATATTGAATAGTTATGTTTGGAATGAGCGGATTGAAGAGGCCATTGAGAGTTTTAATGCGATGGTGAAGAACGACGTCTTCCCCAGCATTATGTCTAGAAACATCCTCTTGGCTGCACTGGTGCGATTGAATATGATTCCAGAAGCTCGGGAGTTGTATACGGTAATACGGGATAGAGGGATGGATTGTAATTGTTTTACTCTCAATGTGATTATGCATGCTTGTTTGAAAGAAGGGAAACCTGAGGAAGCCGAGGAATATTTCTTAGAAGCAAGGTCTCAGGGATCCGAACTCGATGCTGTTACATATAGTACTGCAATTCAGGCAGTTTGCAAGAAACCCAATTCAAAAGGAGCTTGTGAATTGCTGAAAAAGATGAGAGAATTGGGTTGGGTTCCATCTGAGGGTATATACATGAGAGTAATCGATGTTTGTATGAAGCAGGGGAATATGGAAGAGGCGTTGAGATTAAAGGATGAGATGATCAGAAGTGGCATCTCTGAATTTGGTGGTCATAACGAGTCTGATGAAGGGCATTTACA TCAGTATGCTGAAGAAGTTTGCAAGGAGGGATTTATACCCATCTACATGACTTACAACGGCATCATTGACAGCTTCATAAAAGAGGGCACCATGAACTCAGCCTTGTCAATGTATCACCAAGTGTCTGAAAGTGGGGTGTCCCTAAATGTTGTTACTTTCATGAGTTTCATCAATGGGAGTATAGATCTTGCTCTGAAGATACGGAATGAAATTGGAAAACAAGGGTCTCTAGATGTTGTTGTATATAATGCTCTAATGGATGGGTTTTGCAAGAAAGGAAATATGGATAGTGCACACAAGTTATTCGTAGAACTGGTTGAAGTAGGTTTAGCTCTGAGGGATTGCTGGGTATAG